CAGGGCGGTGGAAGCGATCACCTGCACCAGGGGGGTGCCGATGGAGTCGGCGGCCACCATTTTCATGTTTTGCTGGCGAACCTTGTTGCTCACCTTGAAGAAACGGCCACTTTCCACCTGCTGGCCGTTGAACATCAGCACCTCTTTATGCCCCTTGAGCATCTGCTCTGTGCTGCTGGTGATGTTGCCCATGGCCGCCTGCATGCCCTTGCTGATGCGGCGAAAGCGCCGGCTGATCACGGCGATCATGACACCCACCACGGGGCCGATGACAAAAAAGATCAGCGACAGTTGCCAGGAGTGGTAGAACATCAGCCCCAGCAGGCCGATGACGGTGGCGCCTTCCCGCACCAGGGTGACCAGGGTGGAGCTGGCCGCCGACGACACCTGGGAGGCATCGTAGGTCACCTTGGACAACAGATTACCGGTGTTGTGCCGGTCAAAGAACGCCACCGGCATGGCCATCAGCTTGTCGAACACCTGCTGCTGCAGCGACATCACCACATGGTTGCCCACCCAGGCCATACAGTAACCCGACAAAAAGGTACAGAGGCCACGCAGAAAAACGATGCCCACCACGAAAAACGGCATCCATTTAAGTACCGCCGGGTTGTCGCCGGTCAGGCCCTCGTCGATCAGCGGCTTGATGGAATACACAAAGGTGGTGTCAACGGCGGCGTAACCGGCCATGCCGATAATGGCGGCCACCAGACCGAGCTTGCGCTCCTTTACATAGGCCAGCAGGCGCTTGAGCACCGGCCAGGATGAGGAGTGTGCATCTGTGGACATAAAGACTCTGGCGTAAAAAACGAGGCGCTATTCTAACGGCTTAGCCGGAGTCCCGCCAGTTTCACGCCAGGCCACCAGCCGCTGATACCATGGCCCGGGCCGGCCATGGCCCACCCGGCGCCAGCGGGTGCCGTTTGCCGCCAGCTGGATCATGCCCTGTTCGCCGGTGATCAACTGCTCCGCTCCGGCCCGCCGGTAACGGGCCACCACCGCCGGGGCGGGAAAGCCCCAGCGGTTGGCAAAGCCGGCGGTATGCACCACCCACTGAGGCGCCACCGCTGCAATCAGGCCCGCACTCGACGAGCTGCGGCTGCCATGGTGAGGGCTCAGCAGCAACCCGGCTTCAAGCGCTGCATTGCGCACCAGCAGTGCCTGTTCGGCCTTCGCTTCAATATCGCCGGTGAGCAGCACGGAGAGCCGGCCATCGCTAATGCGCAGCACGCAGGAGTCGTTATTGCGGTGACCGGTGAGGGCCTCCGGCCACAGCATTTCCAGCCGCAGCCGGCCCCATTGCCGCTGCTGGCCGGCCCGGCAGGGCATACCCCTGGGCCAGGCCCCCCAGCGGTGGCGCACCGGCACCCGGGTGGCGAGGTAATCCCGGTTGGCGCTGTGATCGCTGTCTTCGTGACTCACCACCAGATAATCGAGCTCATCGATGCCAAGGCGCGCCAGCAGCGGCAAAATTACCCCGTCCGCCATATTGAACCCGGACGGAAAACGGTTGCCGGTGTCATACAACAACGCCCGGCTGCCCTGGGTCACCAGCACCGACAGCCCCTGGCCCACATCCAGCACCCGCACCTGCCAGGCCGGCCCTGGCCAGAGCGTCAGGACCGCCAGCCAGCCCAGGGCCAGCCCCAGCCAACGGGCCGCAGGCAGTGCCATGAACAGGGGCAGCAGCAGACCGAGCACTATCACCCCCTGAGCCACGGCCGACAACTCGGTCCAGGGTGAAAACTGCTCTGCCAGTCCGTGCAGCGCGGTCATCAGCGGCATAAACAGGGCATTCAGCAGCCAGAACACCGGCGCCGCGGCCGCGGGCCCCATCAGCAGCAGGGCGCAGGCCAGCAGCAACAGAGGGATCAGCAGCAGGGAGAACAGCGGGATCAGCACCAGATTCACCGGCACCGACAGCCAGCTGAGCCCTCCAAACCACAGCAGCACGGGGGGCAACAACAGCATACCCAACCCCAGCTGCAGCCGCAGCAAACCCGGGCGTACCCGGCCACCGGCCAGCCACAGCAGGGCCGCCACCGCCAGCACCGACAGCCAGAAGCCCTGGTTCAGCACCAGCCAGGGATTGAACAACAGCAGCAGCGTCATGGTCAGCAGCAGAATGCGCCGGCCGCTCCAGAACCGCCCCCACCACAGCCCTCCCAGCCACAACACCAGCATCAGCAAGGCGCGCTGGGTGGCCACGCCGAAGCCGGCCAGCCAGGCATAGCCGGAGGCCAGTATCAGCGCGGCCAGCACCCCGGCCCAGTGATGGCCGCTGAACCTTCCCGCCAGCCACCCCAGGCCCGCCACCAGGCCGATGTGCAACCCGGAAATGGCAAACAAATGGCTCACCCCCAGTGCCCGCAACATGGTCCAGTCTTGCTGGCTCAGGCCACCCCGCTCGCCGAAGCCCAGCGCCCGCAGCCAGGGCCGGGCCCCCAGCCCCCGGGTGGCTTCGTCAAACCGGGCCAGCAATGTCGCCCTGCCGGCGGGAGCCACCTGCCGATGAGTCAGGGTGCCGGTAATGTAGCCCCGGGCGGTAATGCCCTGCCCCAGCAGCCAGCGGGCGCTGTTGAAACTGCCGGGATTAACCAGGGCATGGGGCGGATAAAGGCGAGTAATGGCGCTGAAAGAATCTCCCTTTTGCAGCCCCGGTTCAGGTCCGTACCAGCTCAGCAGAACACGGGGCCGGGGCAAAAGTGCTTGACCATCAAGGTGCGACAGACCGACAATCAGCCGGCTGGCGCCGTCGAGACGGGGCTGAACCTCGACGACACTGGCAGTGATGAGCTGGCTGCGCTCCCCCATTCCAGGCGTTTTAAGCCAGGCCAGATGCCAGTGGCTGAAACACAATACCCAGACAAACCCCAGCAGGAATCCGGCCAGCGCAGGCCGGGAACGCCAGCACACAACGCCGATGATCACCGGCAGCAGCCATGGGTCCCGGGCCGGCAACCAGGGCCAGATCAGGGTACTGGTTACCCCGGCACAAAAGAAAAACAGCCGCTTGTCCATCCGGTAAGTATTGCGGACCTGGAGCAGATGCCAAGAAAGATCCTGAAACGTCTGATGCCCGAACACGGCACCATCAGAAACCACAAATACCTGAGCCTGTTTGGCAGCCGGCTGCACGACACCAACCTCTGGCACCTGAACCGCCATTCGGCCGCCGGCGCCTTTGCGGTGGGGCTGTTCTGTGCCTGGCTGCCCATTCCCTTTCAGATGGTAGCGGCGGCCTGTGGCGCCATGCTGTTTCGCGTCAACCTGCCCCTGTCGGCGGTGCTGGTGTGGTTTACCAACCCGCTGACCATGCCGCCCATGTTTTATTTCGCCTACCGGCTGGGCTCGTTTCTGCTGAACCGGCCCCACCATTACAAGCATTTTGAGGTCAGTCTGAGCTGGCTGGCGGGCGCCATGAGCACCGCCGGCCCGCCCTTTCTGCTGGGCTGCCTGGTGCTGGGCCTGGTGAGTGCCGCCACCGGTTACATGTTTATTCACGGCCTGTGGCGCTGGTCAGTGTCGCGTCAGTGGAAGCGCCGACGCCGGAGCCGCTGATGTTACGCCAGTGGGTGCGCAGCCGGCTGCCCAGCCAGGAAACCCTGCGCCATAACAAGGCCCTGCGCCTGTTCGGGGATCGCCTGCTCGACCCGGACTACTGGTTTTGCAATCGCCACTCCGCCGCCGTGGCGGTGGCCGCCGGCCTGTTTGCGGCCTGGCTGCCCCTGCCCATGCACACCCTGGTGGCCATTGCCCTGGCCCTGCTGATGCGCGGCTACCTGCCCCTGGCCATCGCCATGGTGTGGGTCAACAACCCGCTGACCATTGCTCCCATGTTTTATTTCGCCTACCGGCTGGGCCTGTGGCTGCTGGGGCACCCGGAGGTGGAATTTACCGCCACCTTCTCGCTGGAGCACAACGCCCTGGCCGTGGCCCTGCCCCTGCTCACCGGCTGCCTGCTGCTGGCGCTGGCATCCGCCGCCCTGGGCTGGCTGCTCACCCGCCTGGGCTGGCGCTGGAAGGTGCAGCTGGCATTGCTGCGCCGGCGCGCACGGCGAGAGCCATAGCTTCCAGCCATGTTTTATGCTTCACCCAGCAGCTGCCGCGGCAACAGGCGCCCTGCCCGCCAGGCAGGGTAAAGGGTGGCGATAAAGATCAGCACCAGGGCCGAGCCGGTCACCAGCCAGAGATCGCCCCAGTGGAACTCAGTGGGAATAAAGTCGATAAAATACACCTCGGGGTTGAGCACCCGGTGGCCGGTGAGGCGCTCAACCCCCGCCACCAGCGCCGACAAGCGGCTGGCCAGCAGCGCGCCGAGCAAGCCGCCCGCCAGCACGCCCACCACGCCGTTGAGCATGCCCTGCACCACAAAGGCGCCACGAATGTGCCAGGGACCAGCGCCCATGGTCTTGAGAATGGCGATGTCACCCTTCTTCTCGTTCACCGCCATCACCAGGGTGGACACGATGTTGAAGCTGGCCACCGCCATAACCAGCAGCAGCACCACTATCATCAGGGTGCGCACCAGCTGAATGTCCCGGTAGATATTGCCCTGACTGTTCATCCAGCTGGTCACGTAAAAGCCCGCCGGCAACGGCATGGCCGCATCAAAGCTGATGCGGTCGGCGCGCAACACGTCATTCACCTTCAAATGAAAGCCCATTACGCTGTCATCAATGCCGCGCAGCTCCTGGGCGTCCCGAATATGGGTGTAACCCAGCAGGGTATCGAGCTGTCCGCCCAGGCGCAACACGCCCACCAGGGTAAAGGCGTAGCGGCGGGGCGAGCCAAAGCCCTGCTCATCCGGGGACGGCAACAGCAGCGACACCGTATCGCCTGCCCGCAGACCGAGCTTGTCGGCAATGGCCTGCCCCAGAATAATGCCCCGCTCGCCGGGTTTGAGCACGTCCAGGCTCCCCCCGTCCAGATAAGGCCCCAGCGCCGAAATACGCATCTCCCGTTCGGGGTCCACCCCCTGCAACTGCACTCCCTTCAGGGTAGAACCCCGGCTCAACAGGCCTTCCAGCGGCACAAAAGGCGCCACCGCCTGCACACCGGGAGCGGCTTCCAGGCTGGATTGCATGCCCTGCCAGTTGGCCACCGGACCGTCGGCGGCATAGAGCTGGCCATGGGGCAACACCGACAAAATGCGGTTTTCCAGCTCCCGCTGAAAGCCGTTCATGGCGGACAGCCCCAGGATCAGCGCACTCACGCCAATGGCAATACCAAGAATGGAGGCCACCGAAATAAAGGAGATAAAGCGGTTGCGCCGCCTGGCCCGGCTGAAACGCCAGCCCAGGTAAACCGGTAACGGCCGAAACATTTACTGCTCCTCCAGGTGGCCGTCCACCAGCCGGGCCTGACGATTGAGCCGCGCGGCCAGCGCCAGATCGTGGGTCACCACCACCAGGCCGGTGCCGAGCTCGCGCTGCAATTCCGCCAGCAGCTCAAACACGTCCGCCGCGCTGTGGGCGTCCAGGTTGCCGGTGGGCTCGTCCGCCAGCACCAGCCGGGGGTTGTTCACCAGCGCCCGGGCAATGGCCACCCGCTGACGCTCACCGCCGGACAGCTGGGCCGGACGATGATCGAGCCGGTGCGCCAGCCCCACTCGGCCCAGCAGCGCTTCTGCCCGCTCCCTGGCTTCGGCCACCGGACAACCGGCGATCAGCAACGGCATGGCGGCGTTTTCCAGGGCGCTGAACTCTCCCAGCAAATGGTGAAACTGATACACGAAACCCAGTTTCTGGTTGCGAAAACGGGCCTGGGCCCGCCCCGGCAGCCGGTGCAGATCTTCCCCTTCCACCAGCACCCGGCCGGAGGTAGGCGTGTCCAGGCTGCCCAGCAAATGCAGCAGGGTGCTCTTGCCCGAGCCCGAGCTGCCCACCACCGCCAGGCTCTCGCCGGCGTTCAGCGTCAGGCTCACCCCGTGCAATATGCTCACCGAGCGTTCGCCGTCGCGGTGGGTTTTGGTTAGGTTCTCAACCGTCAACAACGGGTTACTCATAGCGCAGGGCCTCGGCAGGTTGCACCCGGGACGCGCGCCAGGCCGGATACAGGCTGGCCAGCACACACAGGGCAAGGGTGGAAAACAAAATGGTCACAAGCTGGGCGGGGATCAGCAGCACAGGCAGCTGACTGCCACCGGCACTGGAATAAAAATTGATGCCAAGGGCATTGAGCACCCCATCCAGATTGAGGGTGAGCAGCAGCCCCAGGCCAAAGCCCAGCAGGCTGCCCAGCACGCCGCTGAAGCCGCCCTGGATCATGAACACCGTCATCACACGCTGGCGGCTCAGGCCCAGGGTTTGCAGCATGGCGATTTCGGCTTCCTTGTCGGTCACCACCATCACCATGGCGGAGAGAATATTAAAGGCCGCCACCAGAATGATCAGCGCCAGCATCAGGCTCATCAGCCGTTTCTCCATGGCCACCGCCTGAAACAGCTCGCCCCGGCTGTGCTGCCAGGTTTCGTATGTCAGGCCGTCATTGAGGGCCGGCAAGCGATCCAGTTCAAAAGGGTCGTTCAGCCACAGCCGCAGTCCCGAGGCCTGCTCGGGCCGGTAACGCAGCAACCGGCGGGCATCTTCGAGGCGCGCCAGCGCCACCTGGCGGTCCACGTCCTGTCCGGTGGCAAAGGTGCCCACCACGGTAAACAGCCGCTGGCTCGGCACGCGCCCCAGCGGCGTAAAGCGGCTGCCCTCGGTCACCGTAACCCTCACCTTGTCGCCGGGGCCCACCCCCAGCTCCCGGGCCAGCCCGGCGCCCAGCACCAGGCTGTAGGGCAGATCACGAAAATAGCCCCGGGTCTGCACATCCAGCGCCCCCAGCAACCGGTCGGCCGTGTTTTCGGGGTCAACGCCGTAGAGCTCGGCACCGGTCAATGCCCCCGGCCCCTGCACCATGGCCTCGGCGCTGATAAAGGGACTGCTCGCCACCACCTCGGGCACGGTGGCAAAGCGCGCCGCCTCTGCCTCGGGGGTGTTCAGACGGCGGGCGTCATTGGTGACCAGAGCGTGAGGGATCACCCCCAGCAGATGGCTTTTCAGCTGCTGTTCAAAGCCGTTCATCACCGATGACACCAGCATCAGCGCCGCCACCCCCAGCAAAATGCCGATGGTGGAAAAGCCGGAAACAAAGGAGGCAAAACTGCGCCGCCCCCGGGCTCCGGCATAGCGCAGGCCCAGCATCAGCGTCAGGGGTTGAAACATGGCATAATCATCCGTTTTTCAAAGGGTTTTACGTCACCCGCAAGTTGCGGAATAATAAAGGCTTGTGACAGGCGCAACAAGAGCAGCACAGCATGGCAGACCCCTATTTCAGCGTGGAATACAGTGCCCAGGTGAACCTGATCCCCCTGGGTGAGCATGAAACCGTGCCCGAGGTGGCCGCGCTCGAGGCCGATATTCCCGCGCCATTCCGGCTGATCAGCGAAGTCACCCGCATCGACACCCACCAGGCCCGGCTGCTGCGCAACCTGGACGAGCACGCCACCGAACTGGTGGAGATCATCAACCAGCAGTCCCGCAAAATCGACCTGGTGCTGAGCTTTGTGCTGGCCGGCCAGGACGACCCGGACTGCCGCTATCGCACCCTCAGCCTCGGCGGTGGTGGCTTTCGCTTTGCATCGCGACACCCCATGACCGATGGCCAGCCGGTGCGCGTGAAACTGTTTCTGCCCGAGCACTCGGTGGCGGTGTATGCCTACGGCGAGGTGCATGCCGAGGCACAAGCTGGCCACTATCGGTGCGACTTTACCGCCATTCGCGAGCAGGACAGGGACGCCCTGATCCGCGCCAGCCTGCAACAACAGGCCAGACAACTCAAAGCCCGCGCCGAGCAGCGCGCCCAACAGAACGACAAGCCCGCTTCATGATTGAGATTTCCAGCCCCGTTCCCAAGCCCAGGGCCAGCCTGGGCGGCCTGATTGGCAGCAGCCTGGCCCTGGCCATTGCCAGCCAGGTTAAACGACAATCCCAGCGCGTGCTGCTGGTGGTACCCGATACCCCCACCGCCCTGCGCCTGGAGCAGGAAGTGCGCCACCTGCTGGCCGACGACGCCCTGCCGGTGCGGCTGCTGCCCGACTGGGAAACCCTGCCCTTTGATCAGTTCTCGCCCCATCAGGACATTATCTCCCAGCGGCTGGAAACCCTCTATGGCCTGCCCGCACTCAGCCGGGGCCTGCTGATTGTGCCGGTCACCACCCTGATGCTGCGCACCCCGCCGCGGGCATGGCTGGAGCAGAACAGCCTGTTGCTTAAGGTGGGCGACCGGCTCGACTTGCACCATCTGCGCCAGCGCCTGGAGCAGGCCGGCTACCGCGCGGTGGAGCAGGTGCTGGAGCACGGCGAATTCGCCGCCCGGGGCGCATTGCTGGATCTGTTCCCCATGGGCGCCGAGGAGCCGGTGCGCATCGACTTTTTCGATGATGAAATCGACACCCTGCGCCCCTTTGACCCGGACAGCCAGCGCTCAAAGGACAAGGTCAAGGAAGTGCGGCTGCTGCCGGCCCGGGAATTTCCCACCGACAGCGCCGCCATCGAGCGCTTTCGCGGCCAGTACCGGGAGCGCTTTCAGCTTCGCAACGAGCCGGAGTCGCTCTACCATCGCGTCAGCCAGGGCCAGCTGCCACCGGGCATTGAATATTATTTCCCACTGTTCTTTGAACAGACCCAGACCCTGTTCGACGCCCTGCCCGAGAACATGCAGGTGCTGGCGGTGGGCGATATTGAGCCGGCGGCCCAGGCCTTCTGGCGGGATGTGAACGAGCGCTATGAAGACCGCCGCCACGACCTGCTGCGGCCGCTGCTGGCCCCCGACGAGCTGTATTTAAAGCCTGATGCCCTGATGCACCAGCTGAACCGCTGGCCCCGGCTGCAGCTGAGCCAGAGCCCGGTGCCGGAAAAGGGCGATCGCGTTAACGCCCCGGTGCGGGCCCTGCCCGAGCTGGAAGTAGAGCACCAGAAAACCGAGCCGCTGGCGCGGCTGCTTGGCTTTTGCCAGCAGTTTGCCGGGCGCGTGCTGTTTTCGGTGGAAAGCGCCGGCCGGCGCGAGGCCCTGACCGAGCTGCTGGCGGGCTCACCGCTCAGGCTCACGCCGGTGGACAGCCTGAATGACTTTGCCAACAGTAAAGACAAGATCGGTTTGCTGGTGGGGCCGCTGGCGCAAGGCTTTGTGCTGGGCGAGGAATTTGCCCTGATCTGCGAAGGCGACCTGCTCGGCGGCCGGGTCATTCAGCGCCGGCGGCGGGAAAAGTCCGCCAGCTTAAGCCCCGACACCCTGATCCGCAACCTGGCGGAGCTGTCCATCGGCCAGCCGGTAGTGCACCTGGATCACGGCGTGGGCCGCTACATGGGCCTGCAAAGCCTGGACGCCGGCGGCATGAAGTCGGAATACCTCACCCTGGAATACGCCGGCGGCGACAGGCTCTATGTGCCGGTCACCGCCCTGCATCTGGTGGGCCGCTACAGCGGCGCCGACGAGCCTACCTTAAACCGCCTTGGCAACGACGCCTGGGCCAGGGCCAAACGCAAGGCCGCCGAAAAGGTGCGCGACGTGGCCGCCGAGCTGCTGGACGTATACGCCCGCCGGGCCGCCCAGCCGGGCCAGGCCATTGCCCACGACAAGAACGCCTACCGCCAGTTCTGCGACGCCTTTCCCTTTGAGGAAACCGACGATCAGCTCAAGGCCATCAACGCCGTGCTTACCGACATGACCCAACCCAGGGCCATGGACCGGCTGGTGTGCGGCGACGTGGGCTTTGGCAAGACCGAAGTGGCCATGCGCGCCGCCTTTGTGGCGGTGCACGGCGGCAAGCAGGTGGCGGTGCTGGTGCCCACCACCTTGCTGGCCCAGCAGCACTACGACAACTTTCGCGACCGCTTCGCCAACTGGCCGGTGAAGGTGGAGCTGATCAGCCGCTTTAAAACCGGCAAGGAGCAGGACAAGGCGCTGGAAGGGCTGGCGGACGGCAGCATCGATATTGTGATCGGCACTCACAAGCTGCTGAGCCAGGATGTGCGCTTCAAGGATCTGGGCCTGCTGATCGTGGACGAGGAGCACCGCTTCGGCGTGCGCCAGAAGGACAAGATCAAGGCCCTGCGCGCCGACGTGGACATTCTCACCCTCACCGCCACCCCCATTCCCCGCACCCTGAACATGGCCATGGGCGGCATGCGGGATCTCTCCATTATCGCCACGCCGCCGGCCAAGCGGCTGGCGGTGAAGACCTTTGTGCGCGAGTCGGATCCGACCGTGGTGCGCGAGGCCATTCTGCGGGAGCTCAAGCGCGGCGGTCAGGTCTATTACCTGCACAACGAGGTGCAGACCATCGAAAACAGCCTGGACGCCCTGCGCACCCTGGTGCCCGAGGCCCGCATTGGCATCGCCCACGGCCAGATGCGCGAGCGGGAGCTGGAAAAGGTGATGTCGGACTTCTACCACCAGCGCTTTAACGTGCTGCTGTGCTCCACCATCATTGAAACCGGCATCGACGTGCCCAGCGCCAACACCATTATCATGGACCGGGCCGACAAGCTGGGCCTGGCGCAGCTGCACCAGCTGCGCGGCCGGGTGGGTCGTTCCCATCATCAGGCCTATGCCTATTTGCTGACCCCCCACCCCAAGCGCATGACCACGGACGCCAAAAAGCGGCTGGAGGCCATTGCCGCGCTGGAAGATCTGGGCGCCGGCTTTGCCCTGGCCACCCACGATCTGGAAATTCGTGGCGCCGGCGAACTGCTCGGCGACGAGCAGAGCGGCCAGATTACCGCCATTGGCTTCAGCCTTTATATGGAAATGCTGGAGCAGGCGGTGAAGGCGCTGCAGTCGGGCAAGGAGCCGGCGCTGGACAAACTGCTGGGCAGCCAGACCGAGATTGAACTGCGCCTGCCCGCGCTGCTGCCGGACGACTACATTCCCGACGTCAACATGCGCCTGTCCATGTACAAGCGCATTGCCGCCGCCGACAGCGATGCCGCCCTGCGCGAGCTGCAGGTGGAGCTGATCGACCGCTTTGGCCTGCTGCCGGAGCCGGGCAAAAACCTGATTGCGCTTTCCGCCCTCAAGGCAAAAGCCAGTGCCCTGGGCATTGAGAAGATCGACGCCGGCCCGCAGGGGGGCACCATCAGCTTTGGCCAGGACGCCAGAGTGGATCCCGGTTATCTGGTGGGGCTGTTGCAAAGTCAGCCGCGCATCTACAAAATGGAGGGCCCGAGCAAGCTG
The Oceanimonas pelagia genome window above contains:
- a CDS encoding lipoprotein-releasing ABC transporter permease subunit; amino-acid sequence: MFQPLTLMLGLRYAGARGRRSFASFVSGFSTIGILLGVAALMLVSSVMNGFEQQLKSHLLGVIPHALVTNDARRLNTPEAEAARFATVPEVVASSPFISAEAMVQGPGALTGAELYGVDPENTADRLLGALDVQTRGYFRDLPYSLVLGAGLARELGVGPGDKVRVTVTEGSRFTPLGRVPSQRLFTVVGTFATGQDVDRQVALARLEDARRLLRYRPEQASGLRLWLNDPFELDRLPALNDGLTYETWQHSRGELFQAVAMEKRLMSLMLALIILVAAFNILSAMVMVVTDKEAEIAMLQTLGLSRQRVMTVFMIQGGFSGVLGSLLGFGLGLLLTLNLDGVLNALGINFYSSAGGSQLPVLLIPAQLVTILFSTLALCVLASLYPAWRASRVQPAEALRYE
- a CDS encoding DUF2062 domain-containing protein, translating into MPRKILKRLMPEHGTIRNHKYLSLFGSRLHDTNLWHLNRHSAAGAFAVGLFCAWLPIPFQMVAAACGAMLFRVNLPLSAVLVWFTNPLTMPPMFYFAYRLGSFLLNRPHHYKHFEVSLSWLAGAMSTAGPPFLLGCLVLGLVSAATGYMFIHGLWRWSVSRQWKRRRRSR
- a CDS encoding PilZ domain-containing protein encodes the protein MADPYFSVEYSAQVNLIPLGEHETVPEVAALEADIPAPFRLISEVTRIDTHQARLLRNLDEHATELVEIINQQSRKIDLVLSFVLAGQDDPDCRYRTLSLGGGGFRFASRHPMTDGQPVRVKLFLPEHSVAVYAYGEVHAEAQAGHYRCDFTAIREQDRDALIRASLQQQARQLKARAEQRAQQNDKPAS
- the lolD gene encoding lipoprotein-releasing ABC transporter ATP-binding protein LolD codes for the protein MSNPLLTVENLTKTHRDGERSVSILHGVSLTLNAGESLAVVGSSGSGKSTLLHLLGSLDTPTSGRVLVEGEDLHRLPGRAQARFRNQKLGFVYQFHHLLGEFSALENAAMPLLIAGCPVAEARERAEALLGRVGLAHRLDHRPAQLSGGERQRVAIARALVNNPRLVLADEPTGNLDAHSAADVFELLAELQRELGTGLVVVTHDLALAARLNRQARLVDGHLEEQ
- the lolE gene encoding lipoprotein-releasing ABC transporter permease subunit LolE, giving the protein MFRPLPVYLGWRFSRARRRNRFISFISVASILGIAIGVSALILGLSAMNGFQRELENRILSVLPHGQLYAADGPVANWQGMQSSLEAAPGVQAVAPFVPLEGLLSRGSTLKGVQLQGVDPEREMRISALGPYLDGGSLDVLKPGERGIILGQAIADKLGLRAGDTVSLLLPSPDEQGFGSPRRYAFTLVGVLRLGGQLDTLLGYTHIRDAQELRGIDDSVMGFHLKVNDVLRADRISFDAAMPLPAGFYVTSWMNSQGNIYRDIQLVRTLMIVVLLLVMAVASFNIVSTLVMAVNEKKGDIAILKTMGAGPWHIRGAFVVQGMLNGVVGVLAGGLLGALLASRLSALVAGVERLTGHRVLNPEVYFIDFIPTEFHWGDLWLVTGSALVLIFIATLYPAWRAGRLLPRQLLGEA
- a CDS encoding DNA internalization-related competence protein ComEC/Rec2 — translated: MDKRLFFFCAGVTSTLIWPWLPARDPWLLPVIIGVVCWRSRPALAGFLLGFVWVLCFSHWHLAWLKTPGMGERSQLITASVVEVQPRLDGASRLIVGLSHLDGQALLPRPRVLLSWYGPEPGLQKGDSFSAITRLYPPHALVNPGSFNSARWLLGQGITARGYITGTLTHRQVAPAGRATLLARFDEATRGLGARPWLRALGFGERGGLSQQDWTMLRALGVSHLFAISGLHIGLVAGLGWLAGRFSGHHWAGVLAALILASGYAWLAGFGVATQRALLMLVLWLGGLWWGRFWSGRRILLLTMTLLLLFNPWLVLNQGFWLSVLAVAALLWLAGGRVRPGLLRLQLGLGMLLLPPVLLWFGGLSWLSVPVNLVLIPLFSLLLIPLLLLACALLLMGPAAAAPVFWLLNALFMPLMTALHGLAEQFSPWTELSAVAQGVIVLGLLLPLFMALPAARWLGLALGWLAVLTLWPGPAWQVRVLDVGQGLSVLVTQGSRALLYDTGNRFPSGFNMADGVILPLLARLGIDELDYLVVSHEDSDHSANRDYLATRVPVRHRWGAWPRGMPCRAGQQRQWGRLRLEMLWPEALTGHRNNDSCVLRISDGRLSVLLTGDIEAKAEQALLVRNAALEAGLLLSPHHGSRSSSSAGLIAAVAPQWVVHTAGFANRWGFPAPAVVARYRRAGAEQLITGEQGMIQLAANGTRWRRVGHGRPGPWYQRLVAWRETGGTPAKPLE
- a CDS encoding DUF2062 domain-containing protein encodes the protein MLRQWVRSRLPSQETLRHNKALRLFGDRLLDPDYWFCNRHSAAVAVAAGLFAAWLPLPMHTLVAIALALLMRGYLPLAIAMVWVNNPLTIAPMFYFAYRLGLWLLGHPEVEFTATFSLEHNALAVALPLLTGCLLLALASAALGWLLTRLGWRWKVQLALLRRRARREP
- the mfd gene encoding transcription-repair coupling factor, giving the protein MIEISSPVPKPRASLGGLIGSSLALAIASQVKRQSQRVLLVVPDTPTALRLEQEVRHLLADDALPVRLLPDWETLPFDQFSPHQDIISQRLETLYGLPALSRGLLIVPVTTLMLRTPPRAWLEQNSLLLKVGDRLDLHHLRQRLEQAGYRAVEQVLEHGEFAARGALLDLFPMGAEEPVRIDFFDDEIDTLRPFDPDSQRSKDKVKEVRLLPAREFPTDSAAIERFRGQYRERFQLRNEPESLYHRVSQGQLPPGIEYYFPLFFEQTQTLFDALPENMQVLAVGDIEPAAQAFWRDVNERYEDRRHDLLRPLLAPDELYLKPDALMHQLNRWPRLQLSQSPVPEKGDRVNAPVRALPELEVEHQKTEPLARLLGFCQQFAGRVLFSVESAGRREALTELLAGSPLRLTPVDSLNDFANSKDKIGLLVGPLAQGFVLGEEFALICEGDLLGGRVIQRRRREKSASLSPDTLIRNLAELSIGQPVVHLDHGVGRYMGLQSLDAGGMKSEYLTLEYAGGDRLYVPVTALHLVGRYSGADEPTLNRLGNDAWARAKRKAAEKVRDVAAELLDVYARRAAQPGQAIAHDKNAYRQFCDAFPFEETDDQLKAINAVLTDMTQPRAMDRLVCGDVGFGKTEVAMRAAFVAVHGGKQVAVLVPTTLLAQQHYDNFRDRFANWPVKVELISRFKTGKEQDKALEGLADGSIDIVIGTHKLLSQDVRFKDLGLLIVDEEHRFGVRQKDKIKALRADVDILTLTATPIPRTLNMAMGGMRDLSIIATPPAKRLAVKTFVRESDPTVVREAILRELKRGGQVYYLHNEVQTIENSLDALRTLVPEARIGIAHGQMRERELEKVMSDFYHQRFNVLLCSTIIETGIDVPSANTIIMDRADKLGLAQLHQLRGRVGRSHHQAYAYLLTPHPKRMTTDAKKRLEAIAALEDLGAGFALATHDLEIRGAGELLGDEQSGQITAIGFSLYMEMLEQAVKALQSGKEPALDKLLGSQTEIELRLPALLPDDYIPDVNMRLSMYKRIAAADSDAALRELQVELIDRFGLLPEPGKNLIALSALKAKASALGIEKIDAGPQGGTISFGQDARVDPGYLVGLLQSQPRIYKMEGPSKLRFAIPSADAKARLALVGDMLNEFAAHQA